In one Aromatoleum aromaticum EbN1 genomic region, the following are encoded:
- a CDS encoding AIPR family protein, with the protein MSEIQEYHQNLMADIRREADASGVLMVEAFFDQMTARLTEAGELETADRAFYENGGGTQRIRIDGYAGDPRDSEGVLGLIVCDFADSDELLTFGKTDVPPILNPLIRFLKKARTEEFRDALNEVNPAFQISDLIIATWSQVTKVKLILVSNRRYISRDDSVKLQDLDDVPVTWSVWDLARFERFDRSGQAREDMVIDFLGDFGAPLPALKASQTGAALESYLLIMPGQLVAAIYDLWGARLLEANVRTFLQARAKTNKGIQRTIKEEPELFFPYNNGLSATAEHVDCVLTDSGLAISSIGNLQIVNGAQTTGSIHAALRTAREQLANVFVQMKLTVVPPDRSEEIVPKISEYANTQNKVNAADFFSNHPFHIRIEQFSRNVIFAAREGERHDSKWFYERARGQYINERGRRTGSDQRKFDLEFPKEQLFSKTDLAKFENSAAGQPHIVSRGAQKNFALFAKEIGETWSKNEAKYDELWYRRLVAKAIIFRKLEAEIPKQPWYEGGYRANIVTYAMAKVFHDANRANEVLDLDTISKRQMLSDALVRALLLAAEEAHKVITQPAAGMRNLSEWAKQQACWSVLEARKIDYDGDFEHCLMSKENAKKNEHDAKEMQREMAGIEAQSLAVRLGADFWHRVWEQGNAARELTMKEAQILKVCASLPRQIPTEKQSKHAITVLERLKEQGVLSIDLTDCAFRRT; encoded by the coding sequence ATGAGCGAGATTCAGGAGTATCACCAGAATCTTATGGCGGACATCCGCCGTGAGGCGGACGCAAGCGGCGTGCTGATGGTCGAGGCATTCTTCGACCAGATGACAGCTCGGCTGACAGAGGCGGGCGAACTCGAAACGGCCGACCGTGCTTTCTACGAGAACGGTGGGGGCACCCAGAGGATCAGGATCGACGGATACGCGGGCGACCCGCGAGACAGCGAAGGGGTTCTTGGCCTTATCGTCTGCGACTTCGCCGACAGTGACGAGCTCCTGACATTTGGCAAGACCGATGTCCCGCCCATCCTCAATCCGCTTATCCGCTTCCTGAAGAAGGCCCGGACCGAGGAGTTTCGCGACGCTCTGAACGAGGTGAACCCTGCATTTCAGATTTCCGACCTGATCATCGCGACGTGGTCGCAGGTCACCAAGGTCAAGCTGATTCTTGTATCAAACCGCCGGTACATCAGCCGCGACGACTCCGTAAAACTGCAGGATCTGGATGACGTTCCGGTAACCTGGTCCGTCTGGGATCTGGCCCGGTTTGAGCGATTCGACCGCTCCGGCCAAGCCCGCGAAGACATGGTCATTGATTTCTTGGGTGACTTCGGCGCTCCGCTTCCAGCGCTCAAAGCTTCGCAGACTGGTGCGGCTCTCGAAAGCTATCTGCTGATCATGCCCGGTCAGCTGGTGGCCGCAATCTATGATCTCTGGGGCGCCCGCCTTCTTGAGGCCAATGTCCGTACCTTCCTTCAGGCCAGGGCCAAGACCAACAAGGGTATCCAGAGAACCATCAAGGAAGAACCGGAACTCTTCTTTCCCTACAACAACGGTCTGTCGGCAACGGCCGAGCATGTGGATTGCGTCCTGACAGATTCCGGCTTGGCAATCTCGTCGATCGGCAACCTCCAGATCGTTAACGGCGCACAGACAACAGGCTCGATCCATGCCGCGCTGAGAACCGCTCGGGAACAGTTGGCAAACGTCTTTGTGCAGATGAAGCTGACGGTCGTACCGCCCGATCGCTCGGAGGAAATCGTGCCGAAGATCTCGGAATATGCGAACACCCAGAACAAGGTCAACGCCGCTGACTTCTTCTCGAACCACCCCTTCCACATCCGGATCGAGCAGTTTTCGCGCAACGTGATTTTTGCCGCGCGCGAGGGAGAACGGCACGACAGCAAATGGTTCTACGAGCGCGCCCGCGGGCAGTACATCAACGAACGTGGCCGACGTACGGGCAGCGACCAGAGGAAATTCGATCTTGAGTTCCCGAAGGAGCAACTGTTCAGCAAGACCGATCTGGCCAAGTTCGAAAACTCGGCGGCCGGGCAGCCCCACATTGTCTCGCGCGGTGCGCAGAAGAACTTCGCGCTGTTCGCCAAGGAAATAGGTGAGACGTGGTCAAAGAACGAGGCGAAGTATGACGAGCTCTGGTATCGCAGGTTAGTCGCGAAGGCCATCATCTTCCGGAAGCTCGAAGCCGAGATTCCAAAACAACCCTGGTACGAGGGGGGCTACCGCGCCAACATCGTAACCTACGCCATGGCAAAGGTCTTCCACGATGCGAACCGGGCCAATGAAGTACTCGACCTCGACACGATCTCGAAACGGCAGATGCTCTCCGACGCCTTGGTTCGAGCCCTGCTGCTGGCGGCAGAAGAAGCTCATAAAGTCATTACGCAGCCCGCTGCGGGCATGCGCAACCTGTCAGAATGGGCCAAGCAACAGGCTTGCTGGAGCGTGCTTGAGGCTCGCAAAATCGATTATGACGGTGACTTTGAGCACTGTCTGATGTCGAAAGAAAATGCAAAGAAGAACGAGCACGACGCCAAGGAGATGCAGCGCGAGATGGCTGGAATCGAGGCTCAATCGCTGGCGGTGAGGCTCGGGGCGGATTTCTGGCACAGGGTGTGGGAGCAAGGGAACGCAGCGCGCGAGCTGACGATGAAGGAAGCGCAGATCCTGAAGGTCTGCGCTTCCCTGCCGCGTCAAATTCCGACCGAAAAGCA